The following coding sequences are from one Mesorhizobium onobrychidis window:
- the lptG gene encoding LPS export ABC transporter permease LptG — protein MGWTLGRYFFFRYVTITIWFFIGLLALVFLIDFTELSGRTTGLPGFTYGTAFAISGLRMPMIMLQTVPFVGLFSAMATLVSLNRRYELVIARSAGVSAWQFLLPCCIGALLFGVLSVGVINPIAAHAFSWSEKIETQLRSGKSNTVSADAEPWIRQKTSSGDTIIGARAILNQGLEMADAVFFVLNPQGDIVERKGAAHAFLRDGYWELQDVKVFRDGNIQSVASDRVLTNLKPEFVQERLARPETIPFYDLPGKIEVARSFGLKANAFAMQFDSLVALPFLLVAMTLIAATVSMRFARMGQSATMILGGVLAGFLLYVVTVLVKAFGVAGFVPTVVAAWVPVVVAMFFGVTFLLYKEDG, from the coding sequence ATGGGCTGGACTCTGGGCAGATACTTCTTCTTCCGCTACGTGACGATCACCATCTGGTTCTTCATCGGCCTCCTGGCGCTTGTGTTCCTGATCGACTTCACCGAACTTTCCGGCCGCACGACCGGCTTGCCGGGTTTCACCTACGGCACAGCGTTCGCCATTTCAGGGTTGCGAATGCCGATGATCATGCTGCAGACGGTGCCGTTCGTCGGCCTGTTCTCGGCGATGGCAACGCTGGTCTCGCTCAACCGCAGATATGAACTGGTGATCGCGCGTTCGGCCGGTGTGTCCGCATGGCAATTCCTGCTGCCGTGCTGCATCGGGGCGCTGCTGTTCGGCGTGTTGTCGGTCGGCGTCATCAATCCGATCGCCGCGCATGCGTTTTCCTGGTCCGAAAAAATTGAAACCCAGCTCCGCTCCGGCAAGTCGAACACCGTCTCGGCTGACGCCGAGCCCTGGATCCGGCAGAAAACCAGTTCCGGCGATACCATCATCGGCGCGCGCGCCATTCTCAATCAGGGCCTGGAGATGGCCGACGCCGTCTTCTTCGTCCTCAACCCGCAAGGCGACATCGTCGAACGCAAGGGCGCGGCGCACGCGTTTTTGCGGGACGGCTACTGGGAACTGCAGGACGTCAAGGTTTTCCGGGACGGCAACATCCAGTCGGTGGCAAGCGACCGGGTGCTGACCAATCTCAAGCCCGAATTCGTGCAAGAGCGGCTGGCGCGCCCGGAAACCATTCCTTTCTATGATCTGCCCGGCAAGATCGAGGTTGCCCGCTCCTTCGGCCTCAAGGCAAATGCCTTTGCCATGCAGTTCGATTCGCTGGTGGCGCTGCCGTTCCTTCTCGTCGCCATGACGCTGATCGCCGCAACGGTGTCGATGCGATTTGCGAGGATGGGCCAATCCGCAACGATGATTCTGGGTGGCGTCCTCGCCGGGTTTCTGCTTTATGTCGTGACAGTGCTGGTCAAGGCATTCGGCGTGGCGGGATTCGTACCCACAGTCGTGGCTGCATGGGTTCCGGTTGTCGTGGCTATGTTCTTCGGGGTGACTTTCTTGCTGTACAAGGAAGACGGCTAG
- a CDS encoding LPS-assembly protein LptD, protein MAADVPAGSQMLLAADTLVYDNDNQTVTAVGGVQIDYGGNRLVAQRVEYNRNTKRLVASGNVEVINSDGTKIYSQHVDITDDFADGFVNALRVETVDKAYFAAESAERMGGVLTTFHNGVYTACEPCEDQPDKAPTWRIKARKIIWNGEKKTVRFENSNFEFFGFPLAYLPAFEIADPTVKRKSGFLIPGIAYKSDLGIGVKVPYYFALSPTYDLTVSGSGYTKQGFLGEAEWRQRFNNGQYSLKIAGIRQEDPDEFIDDEGHNVDSGAAGDPNEFRGMMGTKGQFAINPRWDFGWDVLLQTDKNFSRTYAIEGFNDSVHRSSIYLTGLNGRNYFDVRAMRFEVQEETLPDDPTALAGKQPWVLPSLDYAYIPDMAVGGGQLSFNVNAQAISRDRLDTVLADQNNAASVIRVRGIDGQSGRLTAGAEWKRTFTTDGGLLLTPLLALRGDAGYVNASSGSLNAINQMASNLGVDDDMRSSLARFMATAGLEMRWPVLFSSTSSSHIFEPMAQVFVRPNEQYVGGLAVPNEDAQSFVFDATTLFERDKFSGYDRLEGGTRANIGLRYSGAYDNGWSTNALFGQSYQLDGQNSFAAPDLVNVGADSGLETETSDYVGLVGFNSPSGLSGSVSGRFDEQSFEIRRAEVKAAYSGLPISFSAKYAFIQAQPLYGFTTDRNEVTLGASAQLAENWRVFGTGTYDLEQSVLVKDGVGFAYSDSCFTYLMTFSESRDLSTKEVSQNIGFNLSFRTLGDFGSTQSSFNTVQ, encoded by the coding sequence ATGGCAGCCGACGTTCCCGCCGGCTCGCAAATGCTGTTGGCGGCGGATACGCTGGTCTATGACAACGACAACCAGACAGTGACGGCCGTCGGCGGCGTGCAGATCGATTACGGCGGCAACCGCCTCGTCGCCCAGCGGGTCGAATACAATCGCAACACCAAACGCCTCGTCGCCAGCGGCAATGTCGAGGTCATCAACAGCGACGGCACCAAGATCTATTCGCAGCACGTCGACATCACCGACGATTTCGCCGACGGCTTCGTCAACGCGCTGCGTGTCGAAACCGTCGACAAGGCTTATTTCGCCGCCGAAAGCGCGGAGCGCATGGGCGGCGTGCTGACGACGTTCCACAACGGCGTCTACACGGCCTGCGAGCCGTGCGAGGACCAGCCGGACAAAGCGCCGACCTGGCGCATCAAGGCCAGAAAGATCATCTGGAACGGCGAAAAGAAGACGGTTCGCTTCGAGAATTCGAATTTCGAGTTCTTCGGCTTTCCGCTCGCCTATCTGCCGGCCTTCGAGATTGCCGACCCGACCGTCAAGCGCAAGAGCGGCTTCCTGATCCCCGGCATCGCTTATAAGAGCGACCTCGGCATCGGTGTCAAAGTCCCCTATTATTTCGCGCTCTCACCAACCTACGACCTTACCGTCAGCGGCAGCGGCTATACCAAGCAGGGCTTTCTCGGCGAAGCCGAGTGGCGCCAGCGCTTCAACAACGGCCAGTACAGCCTGAAGATCGCCGGCATCCGGCAAGAGGATCCCGACGAGTTCATCGATGACGAAGGGCACAATGTCGATTCGGGTGCGGCCGGCGACCCGAACGAGTTCCGCGGCATGATGGGCACCAAGGGCCAGTTCGCTATCAATCCGCGCTGGGACTTCGGCTGGGATGTGCTGCTGCAGACCGACAAGAACTTCTCGCGCACTTACGCCATCGAAGGCTTCAACGACAGCGTGCATCGCTCCTCGATCTACCTGACCGGCCTCAACGGCCGCAACTATTTCGACGTGCGCGCCATGCGCTTCGAGGTCCAGGAAGAGACACTCCCTGACGATCCGACCGCACTCGCCGGCAAGCAGCCCTGGGTGCTGCCCTCGCTCGACTACGCCTACATCCCCGACATGGCGGTGGGCGGCGGGCAATTGTCGTTCAATGTCAACGCGCAGGCCATCAGCCGCGACAGGCTGGATACGGTCCTTGCCGATCAGAACAACGCTGCGTCCGTCATCAGAGTCCGCGGCATCGACGGCCAGTCGGGCCGTCTGACCGCTGGAGCGGAATGGAAGCGCACCTTCACCACCGATGGCGGGCTGCTGCTGACGCCCCTGCTGGCGCTGCGCGGCGACGCCGGCTATGTCAACGCCTCTTCGGGATCGCTCAATGCCATCAATCAGATGGCGTCCAACCTCGGCGTCGACGACGATATGCGATCGTCGCTCGCCCGCTTCATGGCAACCGCCGGGCTGGAAATGCGCTGGCCGGTGCTGTTCTCGTCGACCAGTTCCAGCCACATCTTCGAGCCGATGGCGCAGGTGTTCGTGCGTCCGAACGAGCAATATGTCGGCGGGCTCGCTGTTCCCAACGAGGACGCGCAGAGCTTCGTCTTTGATGCCACGACATTGTTCGAGCGTGACAAGTTCTCCGGTTACGACCGCTTGGAAGGCGGCACGCGCGCCAATATCGGGCTGCGCTATTCCGGCGCCTATGACAATGGCTGGAGCACCAACGCGCTGTTCGGCCAATCCTACCAGCTTGACGGCCAGAACTCCTTCGCTGCGCCGGACCTGGTCAACGTCGGCGCCGATTCGGGCCTGGAGACCGAGACCTCCGATTATGTCGGCCTTGTCGGCTTCAATAGCCCCAGCGGGCTTTCCGGCTCAGTCAGCGGTCGTTTCGACGAGCAGAGCTTCGAGATTCGCCGCGCCGAGGTGAAGGCAGCCTATTCCGGCCTGCCGATTTCGTTCAGCGCCAAATACGCCTTCATCCAGGCTCAGCCGCTCTATGGCTTTACGACCGATCGTAACGAGGTCACGCTCGGCGCCTCGGCGCAACTTGCCGAGAACTGGCGTGTCTTCGGTACCGGCACCTACGATCTCGAGCAAAGCGTCCTGGTCAAGGACGGGGTCGGCTTTGCCTATAGCGATTCATGTTTCACCTACTTGATGACATTCTCGGAATCCCGCGACCTGAGCACCAAGGAAGTGTCGCAGAACATCGGTTTCAACCTGTCGTTCCGCACGCTCGGCGATTTCGGCTCGACACAAAGCTCCTTCAACACTGTGCAGTAG
- a CDS encoding peptidylprolyl isomerase, whose product MLSMRKYLFSAGFALLVAATSASITMMTPPAFASQIKYVVNNVPITTGDIQHRAAFLRLQRKKGNAAEEMIEQTLRVAEAKRLGIRISDAQVDAAYQRFATTNKMQLKQLDGVMAQSGVGKEHFKEFIRSQMAWNQALTARHRSESGGALSEQDVVRRMLDNGGTKPTAMEYMLQQVIFVVPVAERSATLSKRKREADAMRARFNGCNTSREFAKGLIDVTVRDLGRILAPQLPPDWADQIKATKVGGATPTRETDRGVEFIGICSSREVSDDKAAQMVFQSEGSSGKDADEFSTKYVEELRKKARIVER is encoded by the coding sequence ATGCTTTCGATGAGGAAATACCTCTTTTCGGCAGGGTTCGCGCTGCTGGTGGCGGCGACCTCAGCCTCGATCACCATGATGACGCCGCCGGCTTTCGCCAGCCAGATCAAATACGTCGTCAACAACGTACCGATCACCACTGGCGACATCCAGCATCGGGCTGCCTTCCTGCGCCTGCAGCGCAAGAAGGGCAATGCCGCCGAGGAAATGATCGAGCAGACGCTGCGCGTCGCCGAAGCCAAGCGTCTCGGCATCCGCATCAGCGACGCCCAGGTCGACGCCGCCTACCAGCGCTTTGCCACGACCAACAAGATGCAGCTCAAGCAACTCGATGGCGTCATGGCGCAGTCCGGCGTCGGCAAGGAGCATTTCAAGGAGTTCATCCGCTCCCAAATGGCCTGGAACCAGGCGCTGACCGCGCGCCATCGCTCAGAGAGCGGCGGCGCGTTGAGCGAGCAGGACGTGGTCAGGCGCATGCTCGACAATGGCGGCACCAAGCCGACCGCCATGGAGTACATGCTGCAGCAGGTCATTTTCGTCGTGCCGGTGGCCGAGCGCAGCGCGACGCTGTCCAAGCGCAAGCGCGAGGCCGACGCCATGCGCGCCCGCTTCAACGGTTGCAACACCTCTCGCGAATTCGCCAAGGGCCTGATCGACGTCACCGTTCGCGATCTCGGCCGGATACTGGCGCCGCAATTGCCGCCGGACTGGGCCGACCAGATCAAGGCCACCAAGGTCGGCGGCGCCACCCCCACGCGCGAAACAGACCGCGGTGTCGAGTTCATCGGCATCTGCTCGTCGCGCGAAGTGTCCGACGACAAGGCCGCCCAGATGGTGTTCCAGAGCGAAGGCTCGAGTGGCAAGGACGCCGACGAGTTCTCCACGAAATATGTCGAGGAGTTGCGGAAGAAAGCCCGCATCGTCGAGCGCTGA
- the rsmA gene encoding 16S rRNA (adenine(1518)-N(6)/adenine(1519)-N(6))-dimethyltransferase RsmA, with the protein MSTDGLPPLRAVIERHGLQAKKALGQNFLLDLNLTGKIARAAGDLTDATVIEVGPGPGGLTRALLSHGAGRVIAIERDERCMAALAEVSDHYPGRLETIAGDALKTDFAALAKRAHGGNGSVRIVANLPYNIGTELLIRWLTVAEWPPFYASMTLMFQREVAERIVARPGSDAYGRLGVLAGWRTEAKIAFDVPPQAFTPPPKVVSSVVHLVPRASPLPTEVKKLSRVTEAAFGQRRKMLRQSVKSLGGEALLSRAGIDPTRRAETLSVEEFVRLTNAV; encoded by the coding sequence ATGAGCACCGACGGGCTGCCGCCGTTACGCGCGGTGATCGAACGCCATGGGTTGCAGGCGAAAAAGGCGCTCGGCCAGAATTTTCTGCTCGACCTCAACCTGACCGGCAAGATCGCGCGCGCCGCCGGCGATCTGACGGACGCCACGGTGATCGAGGTCGGTCCGGGTCCCGGCGGCCTAACCCGGGCGCTGCTTTCCCACGGCGCTGGTCGGGTCATCGCCATCGAGCGGGACGAGCGCTGCATGGCAGCGCTCGCAGAGGTGTCAGACCACTATCCGGGCCGGCTCGAGACCATTGCCGGCGATGCGCTAAAGACGGATTTTGCAGCGCTTGCCAAAAGGGCGCATGGGGGCAATGGATCTGTGAGGATCGTCGCCAACCTGCCCTACAATATCGGCACCGAACTTTTGATACGCTGGCTGACCGTCGCCGAGTGGCCGCCCTTCTACGCATCGATGACGCTGATGTTCCAGCGCGAGGTGGCCGAGCGCATCGTCGCCCGCCCCGGCAGCGATGCCTATGGCCGGCTTGGCGTGCTGGCAGGCTGGCGGACGGAGGCAAAAATCGCTTTCGACGTGCCGCCGCAAGCGTTCACGCCGCCGCCCAAGGTGGTGTCGTCGGTGGTGCATCTGGTGCCGCGGGCAAGTCCCCTGCCCACCGAGGTCAAGAAACTCAGCCGCGTCACCGAAGCGGCCTTCGGCCAGCGCCGTAAAATGCTGCGGCAGAGCGTCAAGAGCCTCGGCGGCGAAGCCCTGCTCAGCCGCGCCGGCATCGACCCGACGCGGCGGGCGGAAACCTTGAGCGTCGAGGAATTCGTGCGACTGACCAACGCGGTGTGA
- the gmk gene encoding guanylate kinase, whose amino-acid sequence MVAKEPMVARDLGSRIRRRGLMLVLSSPSGAGKSTIARNILESDSSLELSVSVTTRPRRGSEIEGVHYHFRTMREFERLRDSDELLEWAEVHGNCYATPREPAELALAQGRDMLFDIDWQGAQQLKEKMRADIVSIFILPPSMKELKARLKRRAEDQESVIETRLKNARNEIEHWKEYDFVIINDDLDRAFAEVRGIVTAERLRRDRRPGLFDFVSGLLDEKTD is encoded by the coding sequence ATGGTCGCCAAGGAGCCTATGGTTGCCAGGGATTTGGGTTCCCGCATTCGCCGCCGGGGTTTGATGCTCGTGCTGTCGTCGCCGTCCGGCGCCGGCAAGTCGACGATCGCGCGCAATATTCTGGAGAGCGATTCCAGTCTCGAACTGTCGGTCTCCGTCACCACGCGGCCACGCCGCGGCAGCGAGATCGAGGGCGTCCACTATCATTTCCGCACCATGCGCGAGTTCGAGCGGCTGCGCGATTCAGACGAGCTGCTCGAATGGGCCGAAGTGCATGGCAATTGCTATGCGACGCCGCGTGAACCGGCCGAACTGGCGCTGGCACAGGGCCGCGACATGCTGTTCGACATCGACTGGCAGGGCGCCCAGCAGCTCAAGGAGAAAATGCGCGCCGACATCGTCTCGATTTTCATCCTGCCGCCCTCGATGAAAGAATTGAAGGCGCGGCTGAAGCGCCGCGCCGAGGACCAGGAATCGGTGATCGAGACGCGTCTGAAGAACGCCCGCAACGAGATCGAGCACTGGAAGGAATATGATTTCGTCATCATCAACGATGATCTCGACCGTGCCTTCGCCGAGGTGCGCGGCATTGTCACCGCCGAGCGGCTCAGACGCGATCGCCGGCCCGGCCTGTTCGATTTCGTCTCGGGGTTGCTCGACGAGAAGACGGATTAG
- a CDS encoding YicC/YloC family endoribonuclease, with the protein MNLQSMTGFARAVAEHDGTSIAWEAKSVNGKSVEVRLRLPQGIERLEPAVRQTVQKRFARGNFQATLTVGRAAGQQAQPVVNEAFLRDLAGLAKRLQEQFGAAPATADGLLSLRGVLDIPETTETEEARAALDSAILSALEVALGGLEQARQGEGAALRSLLSGHIDAIEALTLRAEADPSREPAVIRERIAEQVRLLMDASANLDASRLHMEAAFLATKADIREEIDRLKTHVASGRVLLAGGGAIGRKLDFLAQEFNRESNTLCSKSNAAAVTAIGLELKAVVDQFREQVQNLE; encoded by the coding sequence ATGAATTTGCAGAGCATGACCGGTTTTGCGCGGGCCGTCGCCGAACATGACGGCACGTCGATCGCCTGGGAGGCCAAGTCGGTCAACGGCAAGAGCGTCGAGGTCAGGCTGCGGCTGCCGCAGGGCATCGAGCGACTGGAGCCGGCCGTCAGGCAGACGGTGCAAAAGCGCTTTGCGCGCGGCAATTTCCAGGCAACGCTGACCGTCGGCCGCGCCGCCGGCCAGCAGGCGCAGCCAGTGGTCAACGAGGCCTTCCTTAGGGATCTGGCGGGGCTGGCCAAGCGGCTGCAGGAGCAGTTCGGCGCGGCGCCTGCGACAGCCGACGGGCTGCTTTCGCTACGCGGCGTGCTCGACATCCCCGAAACCACCGAGACCGAAGAGGCGCGGGCGGCGCTCGACAGCGCGATTCTCTCGGCGCTCGAAGTGGCGCTGGGAGGGCTGGAGCAGGCACGGCAGGGCGAGGGCGCCGCCCTGCGCTCGCTACTGTCCGGCCATATCGACGCTATCGAGGCGCTGACGCTGCGCGCCGAGGCCGATCCGTCGCGCGAGCCGGCGGTGATCCGCGAACGGATTGCCGAGCAGGTTCGGCTGCTGATGGATGCCTCCGCCAATCTCGACGCCAGCCGGTTGCATATGGAAGCGGCGTTCCTGGCCACCAAGGCCGACATCCGCGAGGAGATCGACCGGCTGAAGACGCATGTGGCGTCCGGCCGGGTGCTGCTGGCAGGCGGCGGCGCCATCGGTCGCAAGCTCGATTTTCTGGCGCAGGAATTCAACCGCGAATCGAATACGCTGTGTTCGAAGTCGAATGCCGCTGCGGTCACCGCCATAGGGCTGGAACTGAAGGCGGTCGTCGACCAGTTTCGCGAACAGGTCCAGAATCTGGAGTAA